A DNA window from Phyllostomus discolor isolate MPI-MPIP mPhyDis1 chromosome X, mPhyDis1.pri.v3, whole genome shotgun sequence contains the following coding sequences:
- the ZCCHC12 gene encoding LOW QUALITY PROTEIN: zinc finger CCHC domain-containing protein 12 (The sequence of the model RefSeq protein was modified relative to this genomic sequence to represent the inferred CDS: substituted 1 base at 1 genomic stop codon): MSSIIAHMGSTRWQNAPLPPWAHCMLRSLGRSLGPLMANMADRNMKLFSGRVVPAQGEETFENWLNQVNGILPDWNMSEEEKLKRLLKTLRGPTREVMRLLLAANPSLSVADFLHAMKLVFGEFESSVTAHGKFLNTLQAQGEKASLYVIRLEVQLQNAIQAGIIAEKDANQSRLHQLLLGAELNGDLRYRLKHLLRMYANDRKHLPNFLELIRMIREEEGWNDTFIKXKRTRRSESMVERATSPVAFQGSLRIMTGSADCNVIEIDDTLDDSDEDVILVDSQNPPLSFSGSPPPRGTVKPRDQVLVIDPPNSSQAQSPSTSGGSRYKNDGPRDVHKARKRKYTICCSYCGEEGHSKETCDNESNKAQIFENLIITLQELTHAEQEGSGEAPDEPDDPSELQ; the protein is encoded by the coding sequence ATGTCTAGCATCATTGCACACATGGGCAGTACCCGGTGGCAGAATGCACCCTTGCCGCCCTGGGCCCACTGTATGCTGAGATCCCTGGGGAGGAGTCTTGGTCCTTTAATGGCCAACATGGCAGACAGGAACATGAAGTTGTTCTCAGGGAGGGTGGTACCAGCTCAAGGGGAAGAAACCTTTGAAAATTGGCTCAACCAAGTCAATGGGATCCTGCCAGATTGGAATATGTCTGAGGAGGAAAAGCTCAAGCGCCTGCTGAAAACGCTTAGGGGTCCTACCCGGGAGGTCATGCGTTTGCTCCTGGCAGCCAACCCCAGCCTAAGTGTGGCAGATTTCTTGCACGCAATGAAATTAGTCTTTGGGGAGTTTGAAAGCAGTGTGACTGCTCATGGCAAATTTTTAAACACTCTACAGGCACAAGGGGAAAAAGCCTCTCTTTATGTGATCCGTTTAGAGGTGCAGCTCCAGAACGCTATTCAGGCAGGGATCATAGCTGAGAAAGATGCAAACCAGAGTCGCCTGCACCAGCTCCTTTTAGGAGCTGAGCTGAATGGGGACCTGCGCTACAGGCTGAAACATCTCCTCAGGATGTATGCAAATGATCGGAAGCATCTTCCCAATTTCCTGGAGTTAATCAGAATGATAAGAGAGGAAGAGGGCTGGAATGATACTTTTATCAAATGAAAGCGGACCAGGAGATCTGAGTCAATGGTGGAGAGGGCAACCAGCCCAGTGGCATTTCAGGGCTCCCTACGGATAATGACTGGCAGTGCTGACTGCAATGTGATAGAGATAGATGACACCCTGGATGACTCAGATGAGGATGTGATCCTGGTGGATTCTCAGAACCCTCCACTTTCATTCTCAGGATCTCCTCCTCCCAGAGGTACTGTCAAACCTCGGGATCAAGTGCTAGTCATTGATCCCCCCAACAGTTCCCAGGCTCAATCTCCTTCTACTAGTGGTGGTTCTCGGTATAAGAATGATGGTCCCAGAGATGTGCATAAAGCCAGGAAGCGAAAATACACAATCTGTTGTTCATATTGTGGTGAGGAGGGTCACTCGAAGGAAACCTGTGACAATGAGAGCAACAAGGCCCAGATATTTGAGAATCTGATAATCACCCTGCAGGAGCTGACACATGCAGAGCAGGAGGGGTCAGGAGAGGCTCCTGATGAACCTGATGACCCTTCTGAGTTACAGTGA